The Ktedonobacterales bacterium genome has a segment encoding these proteins:
- a CDS encoding alpha/beta fold hydrolase, whose protein sequence is MPYPTARPGFYETTFTPGMIASLRALSEPRWSDDGAGAFVLETHDGRANLLRLPLDGGPILRLTSDPAPAPAGAYAGGFYTVRSDALAFVGADGKLWLISLPRGGQARRIITGEGRVSAPTFSPDGKLIAYVADDGKTSSIGLADADGQDWPRRVPVQADFAIDPAWSPDGRQLAWLEWDVPNMGWDESRVVIYDLDTGERRVVLGEAEVACAQPRWSPTGKTLAFLCDKGGYLNLWRAAGDGSAPAPWHEEAIEHGGPQWSSGASTYAWSPDGGQIALGRNEDGVWKIGLLDINETTGAISAARHLGPERGSYSSLRWSPRGDALLALHHGPTLPPTVVSIDLSSGKARGIYTSAVGGLTGEGMRSPESLAWQSADGLTLHGFFYRPAQANDGQANIPLLVMIHGGPTGQSPIDWNPTAQYFAQRGWGVFVPNVRGSTGYGRAYTQALRNEWGGKDMADIVAGVAAVVALGWADAGRVVPWGGSAGGYAVLQLLATYPERFKAGVSLFGVTDLFNLARTTHRLEAHYLDRIVGPLPEAAARYREWSPFFHVERFQAPVLLLQGEIDNVVPKDQATALEEGLRRAGKTVEMEIYPGEGHGWARAHTISAYLTRMERFLQDYVLLR, encoded by the coding sequence TTGCCTTACCCTACTGCCCGACCAGGGTTTTATGAAACAACCTTTACCCCTGGCATGATCGCCAGCCTGCGGGCGCTGAGCGAGCCGCGCTGGTCAGACGACGGCGCGGGCGCGTTTGTGCTGGAAACGCACGATGGCCGCGCCAACCTGCTCAGGCTCCCGCTCGACGGCGGGCCGATCTTGCGCCTGACCTCCGATCCCGCGCCCGCGCCCGCCGGAGCCTACGCTGGCGGTTTCTATACGGTGCGCAGCGACGCGCTGGCCTTTGTCGGCGCGGATGGCAAACTCTGGCTGATTTCGCTGCCGCGCGGCGGCCAGGCCCGGCGCATCATCACAGGCGAGGGCCGCGTATCCGCCCCCACCTTTTCGCCCGACGGCAAACTGATCGCCTATGTCGCCGACGATGGCAAAACCAGCAGCATCGGCCTGGCCGACGCCGACGGCCAGGACTGGCCGCGCCGCGTCCCTGTTCAGGCAGATTTCGCCATTGACCCCGCCTGGTCGCCGGATGGACGGCAGTTGGCCTGGCTGGAATGGGACGTACCCAACATGGGCTGGGACGAAAGCCGCGTCGTCATCTATGATCTGGACACGGGCGAGCGCCGCGTGGTGCTGGGCGAAGCAGAAGTGGCCTGCGCTCAGCCGCGCTGGTCGCCCACCGGCAAAACGCTGGCGTTCCTCTGCGACAAGGGCGGCTACCTGAACCTCTGGCGCGCGGCAGGCGATGGCTCCGCGCCCGCGCCCTGGCACGAAGAGGCGATAGAACACGGCGGCCCGCAGTGGTCCTCTGGCGCAAGCACCTATGCCTGGTCGCCCGATGGTGGGCAGATCGCCCTGGGACGCAATGAAGACGGCGTGTGGAAGATCGGGCTGCTGGACATCAACGAAACGACAGGCGCCATCAGCGCAGCGCGCCATCTCGGCCCGGAGCGCGGCTCCTATTCCAGCCTGCGCTGGTCGCCGCGCGGCGATGCCCTGCTGGCCCTGCATCACGGGCCAACCCTGCCGCCTACCGTCGTCAGCATTGACCTCTCTTCAGGCAAAGCGCGGGGCATCTATACCAGCGCAGTTGGCGGATTGACCGGCGAAGGCATGCGCTCGCCTGAATCGCTCGCCTGGCAAAGCGCCGATGGCCTGACGCTGCACGGCTTCTTCTATCGCCCGGCGCAAGCCAACGACGGCCAGGCCAACATTCCGCTGCTGGTCATGATTCACGGCGGCCCCACCGGCCAGTCACCGATTGATTGGAATCCCACCGCCCAATATTTTGCACAGCGCGGCTGGGGCGTCTTCGTTCCCAACGTGCGCGGCAGCACCGGCTATGGTCGGGCCTATACGCAGGCGCTGCGCAATGAATGGGGCGGCAAAGACATGGCCGATATTGTCGCCGGGGTTGCTGCGGTCGTGGCGCTCGGCTGGGCTGATGCTGGCCGCGTTGTCCCCTGGGGCGGCAGCGCGGGCGGCTACGCGGTGCTGCAACTGCTGGCAACCTATCCTGAGCGATTCAAGGCCGGGGTCAGCCTCTTTGGCGTCACCGATCTCTTCAACCTGGCCCGCACCACGCATCGGCTGGAAGCCCATTACCTGGACCGCATCGTCGGCCCGCTTCCCGAAGCCGCCGCGCGCTACCGCGAGTGGTCGCCGTTCTTCCACGTCGAACGCTTCCAGGCGCCCGTCCTGCTGCTGCAAGGCGAAATAGATAACGTCGTCCCCAAAGACCAGGCGACAGCCCTGGAAGAAGGGCTGCGGCGGGCGGGCAAAACCGTCGAGATGGAAATCTACCCCGGCGAGGGACACGGCTGGGCGCGCGCCCATACCATCAGCGCCTATCTCACACGCATGGAGCGATTCCTACAAGATTATGTCTTGCTGCGCTGA
- a CDS encoding oxidative damage protection protein, with translation MPRMVHCVKLGRELPGLDKPPFSGELGQRIYEHISAEAYAMWPAQATLIINHYGLNMADPDARKILREQMEEFFFGEQARMPEGWTPEGSKGGAPVGAGHKGGGAPQRKK, from the coding sequence ATGCCACGTATGGTTCACTGTGTCAAACTGGGGCGCGAATTGCCTGGCCTGGACAAGCCGCCATTCTCTGGCGAACTCGGCCAGCGCATCTACGAGCATATCTCCGCCGAAGCATACGCCATGTGGCCCGCCCAGGCGACACTCATCATCAATCATTATGGCCTGAATATGGCCGATCCCGACGCCCGCAAGATTTTGCGCGAGCAAATGGAAGAGTTTTTCTTCGGTGAGCAAGCGCGCATGCCCGAAGGCTGGACCCCCGAAGGCAGCAAAGGTGGCGCGCCCGTTGGGGCCGGACACAAGGGCGGCGGAGCGCCTCAGCGCAAGAAATGA
- a CDS encoding CUAEP/CCAEP-tail radical SAM protein, with product MRTPGAILLVSCYELGHQPLNLASPLAVLAQAGYAPVAIDTAVEPLTDEMIIQARLVCISVPMHTALRLAMRVAERVHTLNPTARLCFYGLYASLNADYLHAQGIHFVIGGEYEQALLELVQALEQGNPDSLPGVSTPTAPAAPILRRLPFTQPDRRALPPLQRYARLQQGEQLSLVGYVEASRGCLHTCLHCPITPVYQGRFFVIPREIVLQDIRAQVQMGAQHITFGDPDFLNGPGHSLKILRAMRTEFPALTFDATIKIEHILEHRALFREFRALGCAFIVSAIEAVSDHVLAHLDKGHTRADVIEALRILEDADIPMRPSLLPFTPWTTLDDYLDLLTFIEQYHLIEQIDPVHYSIRLLLPPGAALLDKPAMRPSLGELDAAAFSYQWTHPDPRLDRLQQEVAALVEAGERSNTPADETFYAIKALAEETAGLVLTAAGRARPPFARKETPHLTESWFC from the coding sequence ATGAGAACACCCGGCGCGATCCTCCTGGTTTCCTGCTACGAGCTTGGGCATCAGCCGCTCAACCTCGCGTCGCCCCTTGCTGTCCTCGCGCAAGCTGGTTACGCGCCCGTCGCCATTGACACCGCCGTCGAACCGCTGACGGACGAGATGATCATCCAGGCCAGACTGGTCTGCATCTCTGTCCCCATGCACACCGCGCTGCGGCTGGCAATGCGCGTGGCCGAGCGTGTCCACACACTGAACCCAACGGCGCGGCTCTGTTTCTATGGCCTGTATGCCTCGCTGAACGCCGATTACCTCCACGCGCAAGGCATCCATTTCGTCATCGGCGGCGAATACGAGCAAGCATTGCTCGAACTCGTTCAGGCGCTGGAACAGGGCAACCCCGATTCACTGCCCGGCGTCAGCACACCTACCGCGCCCGCCGCGCCCATTTTGCGCCGCCTGCCGTTCACCCAACCGGACCGCCGGGCGCTGCCCCCGCTTCAACGCTACGCCCGTCTCCAGCAGGGGGAGCAGTTGTCGCTGGTAGGCTATGTCGAAGCAAGCCGAGGCTGCCTGCATACCTGCCTGCACTGCCCGATTACGCCCGTCTACCAGGGCCGTTTTTTCGTCATCCCCAGGGAGATCGTCCTTCAGGATATTCGCGCTCAGGTACAGATGGGAGCGCAGCATATCACCTTTGGCGACCCCGATTTCCTGAATGGCCCCGGCCACTCGCTGAAAATCCTGCGGGCCATGCGCACCGAGTTTCCCGCGCTCACCTTCGACGCCACGATCAAGATCGAACATATCCTTGAACACCGCGCCCTCTTCCGCGAGTTCCGGGCGCTCGGCTGCGCCTTCATCGTTTCGGCGATTGAGGCGGTCAGCGATCACGTCCTGGCGCATCTGGACAAAGGCCATACCAGGGCTGATGTGATTGAAGCCCTGCGCATTCTGGAGGATGCGGATATTCCCATGCGCCCCTCGCTGCTGCCTTTCACGCCCTGGACCACGCTCGACGATTACCTGGACTTGCTCACCTTCATCGAGCAGTATCACCTGATTGAACAGATCGATCCCGTCCACTACTCCATCCGGCTTCTCTTGCCGCCAGGCGCGGCGCTGCTGGATAAGCCAGCGATGCGCCCCTCTCTAGGCGAACTGGATGCCGCCGCCTTCAGCTATCAATGGACACATCCCGACCCACGCTTGGACCGGCTTCAGCAAGAGGTTGCCGCGCTGGTAGAGGCTGGCGAGCGATCCAACACACCAGCAGACGAAACCTTCTACGCCATCAAGGCGCTGGCCGAAGAGACAGCGGGCCTCGTTCTAACCGCTGCTGGCAGGGCGCGCCCGCCGTTCGCCCGAAAAGAGACGCCGCACCTCACCGAATCGTGGTTCTGCTGA
- a CDS encoding methionyl-tRNA formyltransferase has protein sequence MKNTALSNSQPVKKTSSEARRVLFLGTPGDFSRPPLEALLADGLKVCAVVVPASGRAASDPIIRYGPAQGGRSRLPILTPFMNRTIAQIAWERSIPVVEVGALVSARTLEALAAFQPDVICVACFPQRLPRALLTLPPLGCLNLHPSLLPAYRGPSPGFWVLRNGEPYTGVTIHLMDEHLDTGDILLQQAFEIPEGISSAALEQECATLGAPLMARAVRALASGTAARTPQPTEGSSYYSWPKDEDFSVPVARPARWAFNFIRGVADWAGPLELRINHERFPVRQALDYQPDARLGQPYRRAGDELWAQCEPGVLHVLLSQPAFGRERAPP, from the coding sequence GTGAAGAACACGGCGCTGTCAAATAGCCAACCAGTGAAGAAGACCAGCAGCGAAGCCAGGCGCGTCCTCTTTCTGGGAACGCCGGGCGACTTTTCGCGCCCGCCGCTGGAGGCGCTGCTGGCTGATGGGCTGAAGGTCTGCGCGGTGGTTGTGCCTGCGTCGGGGCGGGCAGCCAGCGATCCAATCATCAGATATGGCCCCGCGCAGGGTGGACGCTCGCGGCTTCCCATCCTTACCCCGTTCATGAATCGGACCATCGCGCAGATAGCCTGGGAGCGGAGTATCCCGGTGGTTGAAGTTGGCGCGCTGGTGAGCGCCCGGACGTTGGAGGCGCTGGCGGCTTTCCAGCCCGATGTGATCTGTGTCGCCTGCTTTCCGCAGCGTTTGCCCAGGGCGCTGCTCACACTGCCGCCGTTGGGCTGCCTGAATCTGCATCCGTCGCTCTTGCCTGCCTATCGCGGGCCGAGTCCGGGGTTCTGGGTGCTGCGCAATGGCGAGCCATATACCGGCGTGACCATCCACCTGATGGATGAGCATCTGGATACGGGCGACATCCTGCTTCAGCAAGCGTTTGAGATTCCCGAAGGCATCAGCAGCGCCGCGCTGGAACAAGAGTGCGCGACGCTGGGCGCGCCCTTGATGGCGCGGGCGGTGCGGGCGCTGGCGTCTGGAACGGCTGCCCGAACGCCGCAGCCGACGGAGGGCAGCAGCTATTACTCCTGGCCGAAAGACGAGGATTTCAGCGTACCAGTGGCGCGCCCGGCTCGCTGGGCGTTCAACTTCATTCGCGGCGTGGCTGACTGGGCTGGCCCGCTGGAACTGCGTATCAACCATGAACGCTTTCCGGTACGTCAGGCGCTGGACTATCAGCCGGATGCCCGGTTGGGGCAGCCCTATCGGCGCGCGGGCGATGAACTGTGGGCGCAGTGCGAGCCGGGCGTGCTACATGTGCTGCTCAGCCAGCCAGCGTTTGGCCGGGAACGCGCGCCGCCCTGA
- the codA gene encoding cytosine deaminase, with the protein MAIDLIVRNARLPGQTDLTDIAAHDGVFARIAPQIQERAAREIDAGGRLVSPPLIDCHVHLDAVLTVGQPRHNQSGTLIEGIQIWSERKPTLTHEDVKRRATEAIKWEVAQGALFIRSHVDVCDPRLVALRAMLEVQQEVKDICEVQIVAFPQDGILSFPNGKELMDEAMRLGANVVGGIPHYEWTREMGVEDVHVAFDLARRYNRDIDCHCDETDDPHSRFTEVMAANTLQQGWHGRVTVSHCTAMHSWDNAFAFKLIRLLARGRMNVICNPYDNIILQGRFDSYPRRRGMARLKELLQAGVNVSLGHDSIMDPWYPLGRGDMLAAASLALHIAQMSGHEEIAAMYDLITTNAARTLNVTDRYGIEVGKPANFIIVDAADPHDALRLTPARLHVIKGGRVVASTTPSQSRLFRADVEEAVTFVPGPPTT; encoded by the coding sequence ATGGCAATAGACCTGATTGTTCGTAATGCCCGCCTGCCAGGGCAGACCGACCTGACCGATATAGCCGCGCACGATGGCGTTTTTGCGCGGATTGCCCCGCAGATACAGGAGCGCGCGGCCCGCGAGATTGACGCGGGCGGCAGGCTGGTGTCGCCGCCGCTCATTGATTGCCACGTGCATCTGGACGCTGTGCTGACCGTCGGCCAGCCGCGCCATAACCAGAGCGGCACGTTGATTGAGGGCATCCAAATCTGGAGCGAGCGCAAGCCGACGCTGACCCACGAGGATGTGAAGCGCCGCGCCACCGAGGCGATCAAGTGGGAAGTGGCGCAGGGCGCGCTCTTCATACGCTCGCATGTGGATGTCTGCGACCCCAGGCTGGTGGCGCTGCGGGCCATGCTGGAGGTGCAGCAAGAGGTGAAGGACATCTGCGAAGTGCAGATAGTCGCCTTCCCGCAGGATGGCATCCTCTCGTTCCCCAACGGCAAAGAGTTGATGGATGAAGCGATGCGGCTGGGCGCGAACGTGGTCGGCGGCATCCCTCATTACGAGTGGACCCGCGAGATGGGCGTGGAAGATGTGCATGTCGCTTTCGACCTGGCCCGCCGCTATAACCGCGACATTGATTGCCACTGCGACGAAACCGACGACCCGCATTCCCGCTTTACCGAGGTGATGGCAGCCAACACGCTGCAACAGGGCTGGCATGGTCGGGTGACGGTCAGCCATTGTACGGCGATGCACTCCTGGGATAACGCCTTTGCCTTCAAGCTGATTCGGCTGCTGGCGCGTGGCCGGATGAACGTCATCTGCAACCCCTACGACAACATTATTCTTCAAGGGCGCTTCGACAGCTACCCCAGGCGGCGGGGCATGGCGCGGCTGAAAGAATTGTTGCAGGCGGGCGTCAACGTCTCGCTGGGCCACGATTCGATTATGGACCCCTGGTATCCGCTGGGCCGGGGCGATATGCTCGCCGCCGCCAGCCTGGCGCTGCACATCGCGCAGATGAGCGGCCACGAGGAGATCGCCGCGATGTACGATCTGATTACGACGAATGCCGCCCGCACGCTCAACGTCACAGACCGCTATGGCATCGAGGTGGGCAAACCGGCCAATTTCATCATCGTGGATGCCGCCGACCCACACGACGCGCTGCGCCTGACGCCTGCGCGGCTGCACGTCATCAAAGGTGGGCGCGTCGTTGCCAGCACGACGCCCAGCCAGAGCCGTCTCTTCCGCGCCGATGTCGAGGAAGCCGTCACCTTTGTCCCCGGCCCGCCCACCACCTGA
- a CDS encoding methyltransferase domain-containing protein: MSDLTDQSYLLNEQYKDASNLNARIQLHARFSTNKRGWNRWLFDQFKIAPGSRILELGCGPGKLWLSNRDRIADDWQITLSDFSPGMLQEAQQNLSQRQHCFTFRVIDAQTIPFDDASLDVVIANHMLYHVPDRSRALAEIRRVLKADGRLYASTIGDTHQHEIRDLMGRVDRRFSQRSTSFSFTLENGAEQLAHWFASVTLYRYQDALVVTEVEPLIEYILSGQAKAVFVGEKLQRLRELLKQELIAQKAIYITKDSGLFEAFGSAGRVIGPSPDAR; encoded by the coding sequence ATGTCAGACCTAACCGATCAATCTTATCTGTTGAACGAGCAATACAAAGATGCGTCTAACCTGAATGCGCGTATCCAGTTGCACGCGCGCTTTAGCACCAACAAGCGCGGCTGGAACCGCTGGCTCTTCGACCAGTTCAAGATTGCTCCGGGCAGTCGTATCCTTGAACTTGGCTGTGGTCCGGGGAAACTGTGGCTCAGCAATCGGGACCGCATTGCCGACGACTGGCAGATCACTCTCTCAGATTTCTCGCCGGGGATGCTTCAGGAGGCGCAGCAAAACCTCAGCCAGCGCCAGCACTGCTTTACGTTTCGGGTCATTGACGCGCAGACCATTCCGTTTGATGACGCCAGTCTGGACGTGGTTATTGCCAATCATATGCTCTATCATGTGCCAGACCGCTCACGGGCGCTGGCAGAGATTCGCCGCGTCCTCAAGGCAGATGGTCGTCTGTATGCCTCAACGATTGGCGATACCCACCAGCACGAGATACGCGATCTGATGGGCCGGGTTGACAGGCGCTTTTCTCAGAGAAGCACCAGCTTCTCGTTTACCCTGGAGAATGGAGCAGAGCAGCTTGCCCACTGGTTCGCATCGGTCACGCTCTATCGTTACCAAGATGCCCTGGTGGTCACAGAAGTCGAGCCATTGATCGAGTATATCCTCTCCGGCCAGGCGAAAGCCGTCTTCGTGGGGGAAAAACTTCAGCGGCTGCGCGAACTGCTGAAGCAGGAACTGATTGCACAGAAAGCGATCTACATCACCAAAGACTCAGGGCTATTTGAGGCGTTTGGCAGCGCCGGAAGGGTTATTGGTCCCAGCCCCGACGCTCGATGA
- a CDS encoding CHAP domain-containing protein, which produces MHFRSDERAPLSRVGLCRLPGFDEQDVDLPPEGSSTRAFRAALRGLTADQDGEAAATVTESVTSSGLSPRKSASFARRQHWMLRRRMIVVAAALLALLGVSATLLGSHVGMLAFGVGVSPTTVAPTPMDPSGSQAGIASIPVTAHNPRVGSRTPEVTPTPKPPPPPPPPTYTPDGPYSNGTPPPGYPSFAVTEPANDPWASVFGQCVWWAQYKRPDENLAGMGAAMNWANGARARGYTVTSTPAANATVVFAPGVQGASPQGHVSHVEKLLTGGWVLVSEMNFNWNGGGFARVNYRYIHVGSGVWFIH; this is translated from the coding sequence ATGCACTTTCGATCAGATGAGCGTGCGCCGCTTTCACGGGTTGGCCTCTGTAGACTTCCTGGCTTCGACGAGCAAGATGTTGACCTGCCCCCTGAAGGGAGCAGCACACGCGCTTTTCGGGCTGCGCTTCGCGGATTGACAGCAGACCAGGATGGGGAAGCGGCTGCCACAGTGACAGAGTCAGTGACGAGCAGTGGGCTATCGCCTCGCAAGTCTGCGAGCTTCGCCCGCCGCCAGCACTGGATGTTACGCCGTCGGATGATCGTAGTGGCAGCGGCACTGCTGGCGCTGCTGGGAGTGAGCGCAACGTTGCTTGGCTCGCATGTAGGCATGCTGGCATTTGGAGTGGGCGTCAGCCCAACGACTGTCGCGCCTACGCCAATGGATCCATCAGGTTCTCAGGCTGGCATCGCATCCATTCCTGTGACGGCGCATAACCCTCGGGTCGGGTCCAGGACACCGGAAGTGACCCCGACACCGAAACCACCTCCGCCGCCACCTCCGCCAACCTACACGCCTGATGGCCCCTACTCGAACGGAACACCCCCGCCGGGGTATCCCAGTTTTGCCGTCACCGAGCCTGCAAATGATCCCTGGGCCAGCGTGTTTGGTCAGTGTGTGTGGTGGGCGCAATACAAGCGGCCCGATGAGAACCTGGCGGGCATGGGCGCCGCCATGAATTGGGCCAACGGCGCGCGTGCGCGTGGATACACGGTCACCTCGACCCCTGCGGCCAACGCGACGGTCGTTTTTGCGCCGGGTGTGCAGGGAGCGAGTCCCCAGGGCCATGTCTCGCATGTGGAAAAGCTGTTGACCGGTGGCTGGGTGCTGGTGAGCGAGATGAATTTTAATTGGAACGGCGGCGGGTTCGCTCGCGTGAACTATCGTTACATTCATGTCGGCTCAGGCGTCTGGTTTATCCACTGA
- a CDS encoding ATP-grasp domain-containing protein, which yields MDTSSEQKRVLLLFSPASYRASPFVEAANRLGLEVVQGVDLPEALAEYWHVPLGLDFGNPEQAAGAIVAYAEKHPLHAIISVDDSASLLAARASAALGLAHNSPDAALAARDKYVMRQMLAAGGVPVPWFRCFAATDDAAQVAAQVEYPCVVKPLRLSGSRGVIRADSPDELIAAFTRTRKMLLADGSAPEGTSLLVERFIPGFEVALEGILTDQKLNVLALFDKPDPLDGPFFEETIYVTPSRLPPATQAAIADCTTRAAAALGLRTGPVHAELRVNDAGAWIVEMAGRSIGGLCSTILQFGVDMCLEELILRQAVGLEIDSLDREEQAVGVMMIPIPGAGMLRGVQGAEQAQATPGIVGFEMTARLHNPVVPLPEGDSYLGFLFARGESPAQVEAVLRKAHSKLKFTIEPLLPVISLTSVSRRASEATSG from the coding sequence ATGGATACTTCTTCTGAGCAGAAGCGCGTGCTGCTCTTGTTCTCGCCAGCCTCCTATCGAGCCAGCCCCTTTGTAGAGGCGGCAAACCGGCTTGGCCTGGAGGTGGTCCAGGGCGTTGATCTGCCGGAGGCGCTGGCCGAATACTGGCATGTGCCGCTGGGCCTGGATTTCGGCAACCCAGAACAGGCAGCCGGGGCAATCGTGGCCTATGCCGAAAAACACCCGCTGCATGCCATCATCTCTGTTGATGACAGCGCCAGCCTCTTAGCGGCTCGCGCCAGCGCCGCCCTGGGATTAGCGCATAATTCACCGGATGCCGCGCTGGCGGCGCGCGATAAATATGTGATGCGCCAGATGCTGGCGGCGGGCGGAGTGCCTGTACCCTGGTTCCGGTGTTTTGCCGCCACAGATGATGCTGCCCAGGTAGCGGCGCAGGTCGAATATCCCTGTGTCGTCAAGCCGCTGCGTCTGTCGGGGAGTCGCGGCGTGATTCGCGCCGATTCGCCGGATGAATTGATCGCGGCATTTACGCGCACGCGCAAGATGCTGCTGGCCGATGGCAGCGCGCCGGAGGGGACTTCGCTGCTGGTTGAACGCTTTATTCCTGGCTTCGAGGTGGCGCTGGAGGGCATCCTGACCGATCAGAAACTGAACGTCCTGGCGCTCTTTGATAAGCCCGATCCGCTAGATGGCCCGTTCTTTGAGGAGACGATCTATGTGACGCCTTCCCGGCTGCCGCCAGCGACACAGGCCGCCATTGCCGATTGCACGACCAGAGCGGCGGCGGCGCTGGGCTTGCGGACGGGGCCGGTGCACGCGGAACTGCGGGTGAATGACGCCGGAGCCTGGATCGTCGAGATGGCCGGGCGCTCGATTGGCGGTCTCTGCTCCACAATTTTGCAGTTTGGGGTGGATATGTGCCTGGAAGAGTTGATTCTGCGCCAGGCTGTCGGACTGGAGATTGACTCGCTGGACCGCGAGGAGCAGGCGGTAGGCGTGATGATGATCCCTATCCCTGGCGCGGGTATGCTGCGCGGCGTACAGGGAGCGGAGCAGGCGCAGGCGACGCCGGGCATTGTCGGCTTCGAGATGACGGCCCGGCTGCATAACCCCGTTGTGCCGCTGCCAGAAGGCGATAGCTATCTCGGCTTTCTCTTTGCGCGTGGCGAGAGTCCGGCCCAGGTAGAAGCGGTGCTGCGCAAGGCGCACAGCAAGCTGAAGTTTACGATTGAGCCGCTGCTGCCGGTCATCAGCCTGACGAGCGTCTCTCGGCGGGCGAGCGAAGCGACTAGCGGGTGA
- a CDS encoding cytosine permease codes for MAVTTEQQSTTFEVTGIERVTEDNRQHTQLWDTMWLWWSANSVVATVALGTLSAFFGLGFWGSVLVIVIFNVLGVLPVAFLSTLGPKTGLAQMPLSRFAFGLQGARLPAIFNALACIGWSAVNALIGSQIIVTWSAEAIPQWAALLFLAIVTTVVSVFGYFIVHRYERFAWILMFILFGYVFIASAGKFNLDAVGAGALGDGLLLFSGIATFGGAILGYAIGWSSYSADYTRRQPANTPANKVFWYAFSGVVVPCILLETLGVLLATAATGDTAGALIANAIGTGGIGGLVVVLLAFSTIANNVPNDYSFALSTQVLGLKNIRRWILTIVGAVAYVALAFFFLGSNFNAKLEGFLLVIAYWLGAWNAVVLLEHFVFRKGKYPVEDYETSSKLPVGIAAIAAMVIGLGVAALGVNQAATFGYEGVLSPKIGDADIGFPLAIVVTGVLYYFLRRWELSKYKR; via the coding sequence ATGGCTGTTACAACTGAACAGCAATCAACCACGTTTGAGGTAACGGGCATCGAGCGCGTGACCGAAGACAACCGCCAGCACACCCAACTCTGGGATACGATGTGGCTCTGGTGGTCAGCAAACTCCGTCGTCGCCACCGTCGCGCTAGGAACACTCAGCGCCTTTTTTGGCCTGGGATTCTGGGGTTCTGTCCTGGTCATCGTCATCTTTAACGTGCTTGGCGTCTTACCTGTCGCCTTCCTCAGTACTCTTGGCCCCAAGACCGGCCTGGCTCAGATGCCCCTCTCGCGCTTTGCCTTTGGGCTTCAAGGCGCCAGGCTTCCGGCCATCTTTAACGCACTGGCCTGCATTGGCTGGAGCGCCGTCAACGCCTTGATTGGCTCACAAATCATTGTCACCTGGAGCGCCGAAGCGATTCCCCAGTGGGCCGCGCTGCTCTTCCTGGCGATTGTCACCACTGTCGTCAGCGTCTTTGGCTACTTCATCGTCCATCGCTACGAGCGCTTTGCCTGGATACTGATGTTCATCCTCTTCGGCTATGTCTTCATTGCCTCGGCGGGCAAATTCAACCTCGATGCCGTCGGCGCGGGCGCCCTTGGTGATGGCTTGCTGCTGTTCTCCGGCATTGCCACCTTTGGTGGCGCTATCCTGGGCTATGCCATTGGCTGGTCTTCCTACTCAGCAGACTATACGCGCCGCCAGCCAGCAAACACTCCTGCCAACAAGGTGTTCTGGTATGCCTTTTCTGGGGTCGTGGTCCCCTGCATCTTGCTGGAAACCCTGGGCGTGCTGCTGGCAACTGCCGCCACTGGCGATACCGCTGGAGCATTGATTGCCAACGCCATCGGTACCGGAGGTATTGGTGGCTTAGTTGTCGTCTTGCTGGCTTTCAGCACGATTGCCAACAATGTTCCCAACGACTATAGCTTTGCGCTCTCCACCCAGGTGTTGGGTCTGAAGAACATCAGGCGTTGGATTCTGACCATCGTTGGCGCGGTGGCTTACGTGGCGCTCGCGTTCTTTTTTCTGGGAAGCAATTTTAACGCCAAATTGGAAGGTTTCTTGCTGGTGATTGCTTACTGGCTGGGCGCCTGGAACGCGGTGGTACTGCTTGAGCACTTCGTCTTCCGCAAGGGCAAGTATCCAGTTGAGGACTACGAAACCAGCAGCAAGCTTCCTGTGGGCATTGCGGCAATTGCCGCAATGGTGATTGGCCTTGGAGTCGCGGCTCTTGGAGTCAATCAGGCAGCAACGTTTGGCTACGAGGGGGTTCTCTCACCAAAGATTGGGGATGCCGACATTGGCTTCCCACTGGCAATTGTAGTGACCGGAGTCCTCTATTACTTCCTGCGCCGCTGGGAACTCTCGAAGTACAAACGCTAA